From Prevotella melaninogenica, the proteins below share one genomic window:
- a CDS encoding fructose-bisphosphatase class III, whose translation MTQKKYDLKKDERYLQLLATSFPNIADAATEIINLEAIAHLPKGTEHFLADIHGEYQAFQHVLKNASGNIKRKVNELFGERLRNIEKQELCTLIYYPEQKLELVKKEEKDIKDWYHITIHRLIEVCRDVSSKYTRSKVRKSLPDDFSYIIQELLHEHADDKDKTDYVSAIIKTIISTGRADDFIIAICEVIQRLVIDQLHILGDVYDRGPGAHIVMDTLKNYHNWDITWGNHDILWMGACAGNDACICNVIRIALRYANMATIEDGYGINLIQLATFAMDVYGDDPCEEFMPKISKDNPLDERSKTLTAQMHKAISILQFKIESQMISRHPLWKMADRRLLKAIDYKKGTIILDGKEYKMCSCNFPTIDPKNPEQLTEAEQALIDRLHQSFTGSEKLRSHIRSLLRHGCMYNVFNHNLLYHASIPLTKEGKLKEVEIGPGVKLKGKELLYQTGMKIRSAFQTNNEMQTEEERQDAIDFFLFLWCGPDSPLFDKAKMATFERYFIEEKETHHEEKGYYFGMRDNEEIADMILDEFDVPQPNRHIINGHVPVHVVKGENPIKANGKLMVIDGGFSQAYHKETGIAGYTLVYHSRGFQLVQHEPFTSTEDAIKRGTDIVSTIQIVEMNQQRLRVEDTDKGTELRLQIEALKELLYAYRCGFLTEHERKTPPKV comes from the coding sequence ATGACACAGAAGAAATACGATTTAAAAAAAGATGAACGCTATTTACAACTATTAGCAACATCGTTCCCAAATATTGCTGACGCTGCAACTGAGATTATAAACCTTGAGGCTATCGCACACCTCCCAAAGGGTACAGAACACTTCCTTGCCGACATTCATGGCGAGTATCAAGCGTTCCAACACGTGCTTAAAAATGCCTCTGGTAACATTAAGAGAAAGGTTAATGAGCTCTTTGGTGAAAGACTAAGAAACATAGAAAAGCAAGAACTTTGTACTCTGATTTATTATCCAGAACAGAAACTTGAACTCGTTAAGAAAGAGGAAAAGGATATCAAAGACTGGTATCATATCACCATACACCGCTTGATAGAGGTTTGTCGTGATGTATCCAGCAAATATACACGCTCAAAGGTTCGGAAGTCTTTGCCTGATGATTTCTCTTATATCATCCAAGAGTTACTGCACGAACATGCAGACGACAAAGACAAGACCGACTATGTGAGTGCTATCATCAAGACGATTATCTCTACTGGACGAGCTGATGACTTCATCATTGCTATCTGTGAGGTTATCCAACGATTAGTCATCGACCAGCTGCATATCTTAGGTGATGTGTACGATCGTGGACCGGGTGCTCACATCGTTATGGACACCTTAAAGAACTATCACAACTGGGATATCACATGGGGAAACCATGATATTTTGTGGATGGGTGCGTGTGCTGGTAACGATGCTTGTATCTGTAATGTTATTCGCATAGCCCTGCGTTATGCGAACATGGCTACCATTGAGGATGGATATGGTATCAACCTTATTCAGTTGGCTACCTTTGCAATGGACGTATATGGTGATGATCCATGCGAGGAGTTCATGCCAAAGATATCGAAAGACAATCCACTCGACGAACGTAGCAAGACGCTGACAGCACAGATGCACAAGGCTATCAGTATCCTTCAGTTTAAGATTGAATCACAGATGATCAGTCGTCATCCGCTTTGGAAGATGGCCGACCGTCGTTTGCTCAAAGCTATCGACTATAAGAAGGGTACGATTATCCTTGATGGTAAGGAATATAAGATGTGTTCATGCAACTTCCCAACTATCGACCCAAAGAATCCAGAACAGCTTACTGAGGCAGAACAGGCACTCATCGATCGTCTTCATCAGTCGTTTACAGGCAGTGAGAAGTTGCGCAGTCATATTCGTTCTCTGCTCCGCCATGGCTGTATGTATAACGTCTTCAACCACAATCTCCTTTATCATGCCTCTATCCCACTCACGAAAGAGGGCAAACTAAAAGAGGTTGAGATTGGTCCAGGTGTGAAGTTGAAGGGTAAGGAATTGCTTTATCAGACTGGTATGAAGATTCGCTCTGCCTTCCAGACAAACAATGAAATGCAGACAGAAGAAGAACGTCAAGATGCTATCGACTTTTTCCTCTTCCTATGGTGTGGACCTGATAGTCCGCTCTTCGACAAGGCAAAGATGGCTACTTTCGAACGCTACTTCATTGAAGAAAAGGAAACTCATCATGAGGAGAAGGGCTACTACTTTGGTATGCGCGACAATGAGGAGATTGCCGATATGATTTTAGATGAGTTTGATGTGCCACAGCCTAACCGTCACATCATCAATGGTCACGTCCCTGTTCATGTTGTCAAGGGTGAGAATCCTATCAAGGCAAACGGCAAACTGATGGTGATTGATGGTGGTTTCTCACAAGCCTACCACAAGGAAACAGGTATTGCTGGTTACACCCTCGTCTATCACTCACGTGGTTTCCAGCTCGTACAACACGAGCCTTTCACATCAACAGAAGATGCCATCAAGCGAGGAACAGACATTGTTTCAACCATTCAGATTGTTGAAATGAACCAACAGCGCCTACGCGTTGAGGACACCGACAAGGGTACAGAACTCCGTCTGCAGATTGAAGCCCTCAAAGAACTCCTCTATGCTTACCGCTGTGGCTTCCTCACCGAGCATGAACGTAAGACTCCACCAAAGGTATAA
- a CDS encoding glycosyltransferase has product MRIIHYIDSIKAGNLLSDYLLRLTTAQKEYADVKTVTQQGDFKKLLADFQPDIVHIHACWEYQAATHANWAAKKQCAVVFSPHWELNERARTTEQKSTKKVKTLLYQAKMVRGVDALLVSNEQERQDILKLGWTKRIDIVQDSVLNSSLSDDDMAQQTISFYRKVLDTRYQFAMTAMEKDAVPSLLHVGLAQETTHNLLPSDQLLNLRSLNPEQWRRIFLYTDDEGIREIVDNSISRLQLNAPTIDTAAIQRFPLLSPKETTSVDTDKLIGNQPMTRQRLSDYSNEEDAIIKKIATIIANTRQIERKKKLSLRLLADLYTVIKYNDYDEDRLADVLRHLRLYRYSRRMIQLLAEKVLLKEGFMPIPPRDDRKTKGIKKNNFVQRH; this is encoded by the coding sequence ATGCGCATCATCCATTACATAGACAGTATAAAGGCAGGCAATCTGCTTTCTGATTACCTTCTACGACTCACCACAGCACAGAAAGAATATGCTGATGTCAAGACGGTTACACAACAAGGAGATTTCAAAAAGCTCCTTGCTGACTTCCAACCTGACATCGTTCATATTCATGCCTGTTGGGAATATCAAGCTGCCACACATGCTAATTGGGCTGCTAAGAAGCAGTGTGCAGTAGTGTTCTCACCGCATTGGGAACTCAATGAGAGAGCAAGAACGACAGAGCAGAAGTCTACTAAGAAGGTGAAGACACTGCTCTATCAAGCGAAGATGGTGAGAGGAGTGGATGCGCTCCTTGTGAGTAATGAGCAAGAAAGGCAAGACATTCTAAAGTTAGGATGGACCAAACGCATTGATATCGTACAAGACAGCGTTCTTAATAGTTCGCTGAGCGATGACGACATGGCGCAGCAAACGATTTCTTTCTATCGTAAAGTACTTGACACACGCTATCAATTCGCCATGACAGCAATGGAGAAAGACGCTGTTCCAAGTCTGCTTCACGTTGGTTTGGCACAAGAGACAACCCACAACCTCTTGCCCAGCGACCAACTTCTTAACCTACGAAGTCTGAATCCAGAACAATGGCGAAGAATCTTCCTCTATACTGATGACGAGGGAATAAGAGAGATTGTAGACAACAGTATCAGCCGTCTACAACTCAATGCACCCACGATTGACACTGCTGCCATACAGCGATTCCCACTCTTGTCACCAAAGGAAACAACCTCGGTTGACACAGATAAGCTGATAGGAAACCAGCCTATGACGCGACAGCGACTCAGTGACTACTCCAATGAGGAAGATGCTATCATCAAGAAGATAGCAACCATCATTGCAAACACTCGACAGATAGAGCGAAAGAAGAAACTTTCCTTACGCCTGTTGGCTGATTTATACACCGTTATAAAGTATAATGATTACGACGAAGATCGACTTGCAGACGTGCTCCGCCACCTCCGCCTCTACCGTTATTCACGTCGTATGATACAGCTCCTTGCTGAGAAAGTGCTACTTAAAGAGGGATTCATGCCTATCCCACCACGAGATGATAGGAAAACAAAGGGCATCAAAAAAAATAATTTCGTACAAAGACATTAA
- a CDS encoding glycosyltransferase family 2 protein: MFTFDNTTIIISVVLLLVALLTSFLNPFFRKVSIAEYGLPTSTAESEEISKEEESVEEEKEAITEPAITEEQLPTLPPISIIFTPHDNAQELAKNLPLYLNQDYPADFQVIVVAPQNDHETSDVLKRFASNSHLYTTFIPESSRYMSKKKLAITLGVKAAKYDWVIMADICCYPRGDNWLQAIARNCQEDKELVVGYTRYEDETPAYRHFERHYLARYFMREYQHNKSYACPFNALAFRKSRFLSEEGFRGNLKYIRGEYDFMVNKYASGNNLVFENSFEGTLIEEAPTEKVWLGTHLFYMENRQHLKRTSQHRFLPYVDQTALHGNYFLQCIALAVSLLLGMWTISVAAGLSLIISIILRLVIGKKALRRFDIEIPAWKIIPYEIAIAWKHLGYKLKYHRADKYDFISHKL, encoded by the coding sequence ATGTTCACTTTTGATAATACGACCATCATCATCTCAGTAGTGTTGCTTTTAGTAGCATTGCTGACTTCTTTTCTCAATCCTTTCTTCCGAAAAGTAAGCATTGCAGAGTATGGTCTGCCAACTTCCACAGCCGAAAGTGAAGAAATAAGTAAGGAAGAAGAGAGTGTAGAGGAGGAGAAGGAAGCAATAACGGAGCCAGCTATCACTGAAGAGCAACTCCCAACTTTACCTCCTATCTCGATTATCTTCACGCCCCATGACAATGCACAGGAGCTTGCAAAGAATCTCCCACTCTATCTGAATCAGGACTATCCAGCAGACTTTCAGGTGATTGTTGTGGCACCACAGAATGATCATGAGACGAGTGATGTATTGAAACGCTTTGCATCTAACTCACATCTATACACCACCTTCATCCCTGAATCATCACGTTATATGAGCAAGAAGAAGCTTGCCATTACGCTTGGAGTGAAGGCAGCAAAGTATGATTGGGTGATAATGGCAGACATCTGTTGCTATCCAAGGGGTGATAACTGGCTGCAAGCTATTGCCAGAAACTGCCAAGAAGACAAGGAACTCGTGGTAGGCTACACTCGTTATGAGGACGAAACGCCTGCTTATCGACACTTCGAAAGACATTATTTGGCACGCTATTTTATGCGTGAATATCAGCATAATAAGTCCTATGCGTGTCCGTTTAATGCTTTAGCTTTCCGCAAAAGTCGTTTCTTAAGTGAGGAAGGATTCCGCGGAAACCTCAAATATATACGTGGAGAATACGACTTCATGGTAAACAAATATGCAAGTGGTAACAACCTTGTGTTTGAAAATTCGTTTGAGGGAACACTCATAGAAGAGGCACCAACAGAGAAGGTTTGGCTCGGCACACACCTTTTCTATATGGAGAATCGCCAACACTTGAAACGTACATCACAGCATCGTTTCCTCCCGTATGTCGACCAAACGGCACTACATGGTAATTACTTCTTGCAGTGTATTGCACTTGCAGTCTCTCTCCTATTGGGTATGTGGACCATTTCTGTTGCTGCAGGATTATCCCTAATCATCTCTATCATTCTACGCTTAGTTATTGGAAAGAAAGCACTGAGACGTTTCGATATAGAGATTCCAGCATGGAAGATTATCCCATACGAGATTGCTATCGCATGGAAGCACCTTGGTTATAAGTTGAAATACCATCGTGCAGACAAGTATGACTTCATATCTCACAAACTATAA
- the lysA gene encoding diaminopimelate decarboxylase: protein MVQKFPIDKFKKIETPFYYYDCDLLRETLQAINKELKKYENFIVHYAIKANANAKVLKVIQQTGMGADCVSGGEIQRCLDCGFPADKIVYAGVGKSDWEINLGLDHDIFCFNVESVAELEVINELAAKKGKTANVCFRINPDVGAQTHEKITTGLAENKFGIAMQDMLPTILEASRMPNIHFIGLHFHIGSQLLEMTDFRHLCSRINEIQDGLEQENIKIKNINVGGGLGIDYDNPDNHPIPDFKSYFYTFARYLKLREGQKLHFELGRAVVGQMGSLITRTLYVKQGTAKQFAIVDAGMTDLIRPALYQASHKIENLSSDGALHAYDVVGPICESSDVFAKGIELNTVHRGDLIAMRSAGAYGEIMASQYNCRKLPVGYTSDEL from the coding sequence ATGGTACAGAAATTCCCTATAGATAAGTTCAAGAAGATTGAAACTCCGTTTTATTATTATGACTGTGACCTCTTGAGAGAGACACTACAGGCGATTAATAAAGAGTTGAAAAAGTATGAAAACTTCATCGTCCACTATGCTATTAAAGCCAATGCGAACGCTAAGGTGCTGAAGGTTATACAGCAGACAGGTATGGGAGCTGACTGTGTGAGTGGTGGTGAGATACAGCGTTGCTTAGACTGTGGCTTCCCAGCAGACAAGATTGTCTATGCAGGTGTGGGTAAGTCAGACTGGGAAATCAACCTCGGATTAGACCATGACATCTTCTGCTTCAACGTAGAGAGTGTGGCTGAGTTAGAGGTTATCAATGAGTTGGCAGCGAAAAAGGGTAAGACGGCAAACGTATGTTTCCGTATCAACCCAGACGTGGGAGCACAGACACACGAGAAGATTACCACCGGATTAGCTGAGAATAAGTTTGGTATTGCCATGCAAGACATGCTACCTACCATCCTTGAAGCAAGCAGGATGCCGAACATTCACTTTATCGGTTTGCACTTCCACATCGGTTCACAGCTGCTCGAAATGACTGATTTCCGTCATCTCTGCAGCCGTATCAACGAAATACAAGACGGTTTAGAGCAGGAGAATATAAAGATTAAGAATATCAATGTTGGTGGTGGATTGGGTATCGATTACGACAATCCTGACAACCATCCAATCCCTGATTTCAAGTCTTATTTCTATACCTTCGCACGCTATCTGAAACTAAGAGAAGGACAGAAACTCCACTTTGAATTGGGTCGTGCAGTAGTAGGACAGATGGGAAGTCTCATCACTCGTACCCTTTATGTGAAGCAAGGAACAGCAAAACAGTTTGCGATTGTCGATGCAGGAATGACCGACTTGATTCGTCCTGCTCTCTATCAGGCAAGCCATAAGATAGAAAATCTATCAAGCGATGGCGCTTTACACGCTTATGATGTGGTAGGACCGATTTGCGAATCGAGTGATGTCTTTGCAAAAGGAATCGAACTTAACACCGTTCATCGAGGCGACTTGATTGCGATGCGTTCTGCTGGAGCATACGGAGAAATCATGGCTTCGCAATATAACTGTAGGAAACTGCCTGTAGGCTATACCTCAGACGAACTATAA
- a CDS encoding aspartate kinase, with protein sequence MKVMKFGGTSVGSPERMKGVASLITKSGEPTFIVLSAMSGTTNTLIEISDYLYRKNPEGANELINNLEQKYLGHVEELYSTEEYKQKTRQFLTEEFNYLRTFTKDLFTSFEEKSIVAQGEVLSTNMVVNYLQEQGIKATLLSALDFMRTDKNAEPDGQYIKEHLTAIMDENQGYQIYITQGFICRNAYGEVDNLQRGGSDYTASLVGAAINAEEIQIWTDIDGMHNNDPRVVEKTEAVRQLNFEEASELAYFGAKILHPTCVQPAKYAGIPVRLKNTMDPDAEGTIIDNTLVRRKIKAVAAKDNITAIKIKSSRMLGASGFLRKVFEIFESYQTSIDMITTSEVGVSMTIENNSHLAEIVDELKKYGTVTVDTEMCIVCVVGDLDWSNVGFETLATDAMKDIPVRMISYGGSNFNISFLIREGDKKRALQSLSTVLFN encoded by the coding sequence ATGAAAGTAATGAAATTTGGAGGTACATCCGTTGGTTCACCAGAACGTATGAAGGGTGTAGCGTCCTTGATAACAAAGTCAGGAGAACCTACATTTATCGTGCTCTCCGCAATGAGTGGAACGACAAACACACTGATAGAAATATCTGATTACCTCTATCGCAAGAATCCAGAGGGAGCAAACGAACTTATCAACAACCTCGAACAGAAATATCTTGGGCACGTTGAGGAACTTTACTCTACAGAGGAATACAAGCAGAAGACACGCCAGTTCTTGACAGAAGAGTTCAACTACCTGCGCACCTTCACAAAGGATTTGTTCACTTCGTTTGAGGAAAAGAGTATCGTTGCACAGGGTGAGGTACTCTCAACCAACATGGTTGTAAACTATCTGCAGGAGCAGGGAATCAAAGCAACATTACTTTCTGCACTCGACTTCATGCGCACCGACAAGAATGCAGAGCCTGACGGACAGTATATCAAAGAGCATCTGACAGCGATTATGGATGAGAATCAGGGCTATCAAATCTATATCACACAGGGCTTCATCTGCCGTAATGCCTATGGTGAGGTAGACAACTTGCAGCGTGGTGGTTCTGACTATACCGCTTCACTTGTGGGTGCAGCTATCAACGCAGAGGAGATTCAGATATGGACTGATATCGACGGAATGCACAACAATGACCCACGTGTCGTTGAGAAGACAGAGGCTGTACGCCAGCTGAACTTCGAAGAAGCATCGGAGTTGGCTTACTTCGGTGCTAAGATTCTCCACCCTACTTGCGTTCAACCAGCTAAGTATGCCGGTATTCCTGTTCGTCTAAAGAACACGATGGACCCAGATGCAGAGGGTACTATCATCGATAACACATTGGTAAGAAGAAAGATTAAGGCTGTTGCAGCTAAAGACAATATCACTGCTATCAAGATTAAGTCAAGTCGTATGTTAGGTGCATCCGGCTTCTTACGTAAGGTATTTGAAATCTTCGAGAGCTATCAGACTTCTATCGACATGATTACTACCAGTGAGGTGGGTGTGTCAATGACCATCGAGAACAATAGCCATTTGGCTGAGATTGTTGATGAGTTGAAGAAGTATGGCACCGTAACCGTTGACACAGAGATGTGTATTGTCTGCGTTGTTGGCGACCTTGATTGGAGTAATGTTGGCTTTGAGACATTGGCAACTGACGCTATGAAGGACATCCCTGTACGTATGATTAGCTATGGCGGAAGCAACTTTAACATTTCTTTCTTGATTCGCGAGGGGGATAAGAAGCGTGCCTTACAGTCATTGTCAACCGTTCTCTTTAACTAA
- a CDS encoding cell division ATP-binding protein FtsE: MLIDYKKVNIYQDERLILKDVDFQAETGEFIYLIGRVGSGKSSLLKTIYGELDIDSEDTEKAVVLDESMPNIKRSRIPALRKQMGIIFQDFQLLHDRSVAKNLKFVLQATGWTSKQKIERRIEEVLAQVGMTDKKNKMPSELSGGEQQRIAIARALLNTPKIIIADEPTGNLDPETAANIVSILKDSCQAGTTVIMSTHNINLIDQFPGKVYRCHEGELHQLTDKKEVCELAEETAPVETIDEPEQND, from the coding sequence ATGTTAATAGACTACAAGAAGGTAAACATATATCAAGATGAACGCTTAATTCTGAAAGATGTTGACTTTCAGGCAGAAACAGGAGAGTTTATCTATCTCATCGGCCGTGTTGGTTCGGGCAAGAGTTCGCTATTGAAAACCATCTATGGCGAATTAGATATTGACAGTGAAGATACTGAGAAAGCTGTTGTTCTCGACGAGAGTATGCCTAACATTAAGCGTAGTCGTATCCCTGCACTCCGCAAGCAGATGGGTATTATCTTCCAAGATTTCCAACTCTTGCATGACCGCTCTGTAGCAAAGAACCTCAAATTTGTCTTGCAGGCAACAGGTTGGACCAGCAAACAGAAGATTGAACGACGTATTGAAGAAGTGTTGGCACAGGTAGGTATGACCGACAAGAAGAATAAGATGCCAAGTGAACTCTCTGGTGGTGAACAGCAGCGTATTGCCATTGCACGCGCCTTGCTGAACACTCCTAAGATTATTATTGCCGATGAGCCTACGGGTAATCTTGACCCAGAGACGGCTGCGAACATCGTTAGCATTCTCAAAGACTCATGCCAAGCAGGCACAACGGTTATCATGTCTACCCATAACATCAACCTCATTGACCAGTTCCCTGGTAAGGTTTATCGCTGTCATGAGGGCGAACTTCACCAACTCACCGACAAGAAAGAAGTTTGCGAATTAGCAGAAGAGACGGCTCCAGTAGAGACGATTGACGAGCCAGAACAAAACGATTAA
- a CDS encoding PH domain-containing protein translates to MIDTIITLLMSLPLIVLGSTIGPDSAINFGSRIPKAKLKSEEGLKRLRRIKIALILAGSFILVGGFACLAFHWEDYQLVVILVPEIVAIVYMLLQLYKIEKKGKGILVLMLSIIVILGVLLLIGTLPITATDNNTTIRNDTLFIEGSYAKEIPIASITQVDDNATVPDIEMRTNGTSVGENNVGHFQTKEGKDVLLYLHSDDTNVTHIKTKNDEDIYINFKDSALSVDFPNQLKAAFRRPAKGK, encoded by the coding sequence ATGATAGACACCATTATAACACTACTGATGAGCTTACCGCTGATTGTTCTCGGAAGCACTATCGGACCAGATTCTGCTATCAATTTTGGGTCAAGAATACCGAAAGCGAAACTTAAAAGTGAGGAAGGACTTAAACGATTGAGGAGAATAAAGATAGCACTAATATTGGCAGGTAGCTTCATCCTTGTCGGTGGTTTCGCTTGCCTTGCCTTTCATTGGGAAGATTATCAACTTGTCGTTATACTCGTCCCCGAAATAGTAGCTATCGTTTATATGCTGTTACAGCTGTACAAGATAGAGAAGAAGGGGAAGGGCATACTCGTACTCATGCTCTCTATCATTGTGATATTAGGTGTGCTTCTTCTCATAGGGACCCTCCCAATCACAGCCACCGATAACAATACGACGATTCGAAATGACACGTTGTTTATTGAAGGGTCATACGCTAAGGAAATACCGATAGCAAGTATTACACAAGTAGACGACAACGCAACGGTGCCAGACATAGAGATGAGAACAAACGGAACGTCAGTTGGCGAGAATAATGTGGGGCATTTCCAGACAAAAGAAGGGAAGGATGTGCTGTTATACTTACATTCAGACGATACGAATGTGACGCATATCAAGACAAAAAACGACGAAGACATCTACATTAACTTCAAAGATTCAGCCCTGTCGGTTGACTTCCCTAATCAGCTGAAAGCCGCATTTCGTCGACCAGCCAAAGGCAAGTAA
- a CDS encoding phytoene desaturase family protein codes for MKKKVTIIGTGLGGLASGLLLIKKGYEVEFIEKNARPGGRLNQIKKDGFTFDTGPSFFSMSYVFEEFMQRCGIELPFEFVPLDPLYSVNFKGSTKTYHLYKDLGLLAEQFQDLEPDFEHKMRVYLTKSKRLFEDTFDIVIRNNFDNIFDYLSALIRVNPRHLPVLFKSFWEHVHGYFSSSEVRQIISLVAFFLGRTPFDTMAVYSLLSYTEFQHDGYYNVAGGMYTIVESIVEELVRCGAKFHYNAEIVDVVREGQKVSAVIDQQGRKYAGETFLSNTDAALFRGRVLRRKKYDEEHLDRMEWTMGYLTCYIGVGEKLPQLNLHNYYLGTNYEEYALNVLKSPDMLQKPYYYVNALSKCNPNCAPEGCESLFFVCPVPNRQYKTDWSDRDEIVDSILADFSERIGVDIRSKILSRTIYTPQEWEAQFNLYKGSGLGLSHKMMQIGGFRPANFDEEFENLFYVGASTIPGAGLPMAIISAELAVERILKSFKA; via the coding sequence ATGAAAAAGAAAGTTACGATCATCGGTACAGGCCTCGGAGGCCTAGCCAGTGGACTACTCCTCATCAAGAAGGGGTATGAAGTCGAGTTTATCGAAAAAAATGCTCGACCAGGAGGAAGGCTCAATCAGATCAAAAAAGATGGCTTTACCTTCGATACTGGGCCCAGCTTTTTCAGTATGTCCTATGTCTTCGAGGAATTTATGCAACGCTGTGGCATCGAGCTACCATTCGAATTCGTTCCCCTCGATCCCCTCTACTCCGTAAACTTCAAAGGTAGCACCAAGACTTACCACCTGTATAAGGATCTCGGGCTTCTCGCCGAGCAATTTCAGGACTTAGAGCCTGACTTTGAACACAAGATGAGGGTGTATCTGACAAAGTCCAAAAGACTCTTCGAGGATACCTTCGACATTGTGATTAGAAACAATTTCGACAATATCTTCGACTATCTATCTGCGCTTATTCGGGTCAATCCTAGGCATCTACCCGTCCTCTTCAAAAGCTTTTGGGAGCATGTGCATGGTTACTTCTCTTCCTCCGAAGTGCGACAGATTATCTCTCTGGTGGCCTTCTTCCTCGGCCGCACACCCTTCGATACGATGGCTGTGTATAGCCTGCTCTCGTACACAGAGTTCCAACACGATGGTTACTACAATGTAGCAGGAGGTATGTACACCATCGTCGAGAGTATAGTGGAGGAGCTTGTGCGATGCGGAGCAAAATTTCACTACAATGCCGAGATCGTAGATGTAGTACGAGAGGGACAAAAAGTCTCGGCAGTAATTGACCAGCAAGGACGGAAATATGCAGGGGAGACCTTCCTCTCAAATACCGATGCAGCACTATTTAGAGGACGCGTCCTACGAAGGAAGAAGTACGATGAGGAGCATCTCGACCGCATGGAGTGGACTATGGGTTACCTCACCTGCTACATCGGGGTCGGCGAGAAGCTCCCTCAGCTGAACCTGCACAACTACTACCTAGGCACAAACTACGAGGAGTATGCCCTCAATGTGCTCAAGAGTCCCGACATGCTACAGAAGCCATACTACTACGTCAATGCCCTCTCTAAATGTAACCCCAATTGTGCCCCCGAGGGATGCGAGAGTCTATTCTTCGTATGCCCCGTCCCAAACCGACAGTACAAAACCGACTGGAGTGATAGGGACGAGATTGTCGATAGTATCCTAGCCGACTTCTCTGAGCGTATTGGGGTAGATATACGCTCCAAGATACTCTCCCGAACCATATATACACCACAGGAGTGGGAGGCACAGTTTAACCTCTACAAGGGTAGTGGACTGGGGCTATCACATAAGATGATGCAGATTGGAGGATTCAGACCAGCAAACTTCGACGAAGAATTCGAAAATCTCTTCTACGTTGGAGCTTCTACTATCCCAGGCGCAGGGCTTCCTATGGCGATTATCAGTGCAGAGCTAGCCGTAGAGCGCATTCTGAAGTCGTTCAAGGCCTAA
- a CDS encoding tetratricopeptide repeat protein, which produces MTSKQIIYKAYISADMQLWRTVIDRLHAKANKTLEQELELLNYEYGYIGWCLSQKKKQVVGTYLKRYDARLSRLTSDQVRGLRSAYQSAYYGFEIGLNKVKAPFLGPKSIREAKQSVKLDPKGWLGYVQLGNIDFYKPSLFGGSKEDALKYYLKAEQILLKEGIDQDWNLLSLWAQIGLTYEALNNPQKAESYYRKALNAEPQFKWVRDELYMNLKKKKLR; this is translated from the coding sequence ATGACTTCCAAGCAAATTATTTATAAGGCCTATATCAGTGCAGACATGCAACTTTGGCGTACAGTCATAGACAGGCTACATGCCAAGGCGAATAAGACTCTAGAACAAGAGCTTGAGCTCCTCAACTACGAGTATGGCTACATCGGCTGGTGTCTTAGCCAGAAGAAGAAACAGGTCGTAGGAACGTATCTCAAGCGATACGATGCTCGACTCTCGAGGCTCACAAGCGACCAAGTCCGAGGCCTACGCTCAGCATACCAATCTGCCTACTATGGCTTTGAAATCGGACTCAACAAGGTTAAAGCTCCATTTCTTGGTCCCAAGAGCATTAGAGAGGCAAAACAATCTGTCAAACTGGATCCAAAAGGTTGGTTGGGCTATGTACAACTGGGCAATATTGACTTCTACAAGCCCTCTCTATTTGGAGGCTCAAAAGAAGATGCCCTCAAGTACTACCTCAAAGCTGAGCAAATCTTGCTCAAAGAAGGGATAGACCAAGATTGGAATCTCTTATCTCTCTGGGCGCAGATAGGACTAACTTATGAAGCACTCAATAACCCACAAAAGGCAGAGTCCTATTATCGAAAGGCCTTGAATGCCGAACCACAGTTCAAATGGGTAAGAGACGAACTATATATGAACCTCAAGAAAAAGAAGCTACGATGA